CTCAACGAGCTGGCGATGGAAGATGCGTTGCGGGCCTTGCGGGTTGGGGTGCGCCAGACCGACCTGAGTGCGGTGTTTCTGCGGCGGGTGTTCGAGCTCGGGGCGTCGGCGGGCGGGATCGACCCGATCTGGCAGGTGATGGCACCTTCGCAGGCCGCGGGACCGTGGACCTCACACGGCGATCTGGCTTATCCGACGGTCACCACGGATCGATTTTTGCGGTACGGCGACGTGGTGTGGGTGGATGCCGGGATCATGTGGGAGGGGTACGCCTCGGATTACGGACGCACCTGGTTGGTGGGCCGGGGGCCGAATGCCGTGGAGCGTAAGCAGTTTCGCCGATGGCGGACGGTGGTCGACGCGTGCCTGGACATCTTGGCGCCCGGGGTGACCGGTGCGGAGCTCACGCGCAAGGCCGTGGAGACCAACGGCGGGGTGCGGCCCTGGATGACGCATTTCTATCTGGCGCACGGGGTGGGTGTCGACAGTGCCGAGATGCCGCTGATCGGGACCGACCTCGGTGATGATTTCGATGCGCAGCTGGTGATGCAGCCGGGGACGGTGCTGGTGCTGGAGCCGGTGATCTGGGACGACGGTGAGGGCGGGTATCGCGCCGAAGACATTGTGGCGGTGACCGATCGGGGCTGGGTCAAGCTGAGCGGGTCTAATTACGATCCTTTCGGGAGCTTCTCGTGAGTCCGGCGCCGCGTGATCCCGGGGTGCGGATCGGGACGATGAGCCTCGAGGACGGGGCTCGGGTCGACTTCAGCTGGCTGCGCGGGGAGCGGCGGCTGAAAGTGTTGTCCGGCATGGACACCCAGGGTCTGGATGCGCTGATCCTGGGTGGTGCGGGCAATGTGCACTACGTGTCGGGGGCGCGGCTGTTGGGGCGGGCCGGGGTCTTGCCGTTCGGGCCGTATGCGGTGGTGGTGCGCTCGTCCGGGCGCGTGCACCTGCTGTCGACGTGGGACGAGGGCGTGCCGCCGGAGATCGACCGCGAGGATCTGTATCCGCTGAGTTGGAACCCGATGAATTTGATGGCCTCGCTGGCGGCCGTGCCCGGGCTGCGGGAGGCACGCCGGATCGGGACCGACGGGATGACGCCGTCCTTCGCGTTGCTGGCCGCGTCGTTGGGTGTGTCGGAATTCGTGGACGCCGGGCCGGTTCTGGATGTGGCGCGGCGGGTGAAGACGGCCGAGGAGATCACGTGTCTGACTGTGGCGGCCGCGATTTCGGAGTCGGCATTGAGTGTCATGGAGTCGGCGTTGCAGCCCGGGGTCACCGAGCGGGAGCTGCTGGCGGTGTACTACTCGACGGTGGCGGGGCTGGGCGTGCCGGTGGCGCCTACTGAAAGTGTTTGTTTTGCAACGCCGTTGCGGGGGTCGGTGCCGTTTCGGCATGTGCCTCGGTCTCGGGCTGTTCGCGAGGGGGAGCTGGTGGTGTTGGCGCCCTCTGCTTTATATGCCGGATATGAGGCGGGGCTGGCGTGTACGCGGATGGTGGGGGGATCCCGGTCGGTGCGCTCGACCGCGCTGGCTGGGCGGTGCGCGGCGGGGATGGATGCGCTGGTGGCGGCGTGCCGGCCGGGGGCTTTAGGTGCGGATCTGTATAAGGCTTGGGAGCGTTTGGGTTTCGGGGCGGCGTCGGTGCTGTTGGCGCACGGACTTGGGCTGGGGGCGGAGCCGCCGGTGATCGGGTTGGGGCGCGGGCTTGGGGCAGTGCTGGAGGAGGGGATGGTGTTGAGCGTGCAGTCCTGGGTTGTTCAGGCCGGCGTCGGGGGGTGCCTGGAGCGGGCGACGGTGCTGGTTTCCGCTGGCGGGGCTGAGGTGCTGTCGCGGTATGGGAGGTTGTGATTTGTATGTTGTTTCGGGGGTTGACGGCGGTGATGCGTTCCGTCAACAACCAGCAGCCCCTCGTCCTCTTCTTTCAGCCGATCTCTTGGCGGTCTTCAGCCGCGCATCGAGAAAATCTGCGACCGATGGGTTCGCCACAATCTGCTTCTCGCCGTCGGCCGCTCGGCGCGCCCAGTGATGATTGGACCGTTCGAACACCACAGTGTGCCTTGGGTCCGTGCCGATCAACATTCTGCGCGTTAACAAGATTCGGCCGTTATCGCGAGCTTCACTGCGCGTAGGCGGGCGAGACGACATACATGCTGGGCAAAGCCACAGATTTCTGTACGGTTCGCGAATGCAACGCTTGCAGATCGGGACTGCGCAGCAATCGCATAGCACGACCTTATCGACGCACAGCGCACAGGTTACGTCGCTGCAGTAACTGCATTCTGTGATTTCCAGCCCGAAATGTCCCTCGCGATCGATGAATCCGGAGTCCAGCAGAGCACCTGTGCCGAAGTCGCTGCGGCGGCCTTCGACCTCGCCGGGGGCGAGCTTGCTCTCGTAAAGCCAAGTTTGGCCACTAATCATCGTCGCCAATTGTTGGATATGAGCTCCAATGTCGAGACGCGTCCAGTCGGATACAGGGACGTGCAGTTGCTGCAGCTCGGCGCGGAATGCATTGGGGAGCGCACGTAGCTTAGGAATGCGAGTGATGTCCGATATCCCCCAGGCAGACAAAGCGCCGGCGCTGGCATCACCTGTGGCGCGCGGCGCCGTCTTCAGAACTCCGAGTGGCTTCACGCTAAGAGAAATCTTGGCTGCGTTTGCCACCGTCGAAATTCTGATTTCCGCGGGATCAGTGAATATGCCGATCTGGTCAGCGTCGCCAAGGGCAATCGACCGTGACAGTGCGGTGGAGGCGGGAGCGTCTGGGGACGCGACGATCGCGTACCACTCGGTGTGATCGATCGTGCGAATGCCAAGAGCGGCAAGCGATGCCATGGTCACAATCACGGCGTCGGTATCACCAAGCGCTGCATGCGCTCTAACTACCGGGACGGGTTCCCATTCATCCGCAATCCACTCAAATGTACTGCCGGGAAGTGCCCAGGTTGCTAGACCTTGACGCTCGGAAGATCCTTCGAAGGTAGCGCTATAGATGCCTGCAGACGTGACTGCCAATGAATATCCGAAGCGATCCCATCTCGCGACCAGCGGAAAGATTTTGGGCCTTCGCATGCCGTTAAAGATTGCGCCGACCGGCTGAGGCACAGTGTGCGCAGGCTCCGGCAATTGTCCGAGCGGAGGGAACTCGTCGGCAAGGATTGCGCAGAGTTCTCCATCGGGAGTCTTGAATGACTTTGGACTGCAGCCCGAAACTTCGAGCTCCTCGACTGACCACCCCGGCCTGAAGGATCGTTCCGACTGAATATCTAAGTAAGATTCAGCGATGGGTTGTTCCGGTCGAAGTGGAGTGACTATAGGTGCGATCTGAACTCCGAACAGCGCACTTGCGGCGAGGCGCAGTCGATAGCTGGCGTCAATGTTGTTCCTGCCGTAAGCAATCCAGCTGTCGATGGATCCGTTGCGTACGATTGCCTTCTCGAAGACTTCTCCCCTGTTGACGAGGACCACAAGGGCGTCACTGTCTTTGCCGATGAGGGCGCGGGCGCCGCGAGCTACCAGGTCCTTTGGTAGGTTGGCCAATTCGTTGTCCGTAGCCGGACGTAGTTCGTCGCATGCGCCACAAATGTCTCCGCGACGGCAGAACGCGCACATGACGCGTTGGCACCTGGCGCAAGGGACAACAGAAGGATCACGTCCACAGTCTGAGCAGGCGTGATCACCGCACAGCACGCAGATGCTCGGCGGTGCTGTGTGCTCAGACGATAAGCATCGTCGGCAAACGGATGCTGAGCAGCTGAGGCATGGCATGGTCGCTAAATGTTCGACACCGTCACAGGCCCGGCACGCCCAGGTTTGGCACGCGTCGCAGAATGCAGCCGTGCCTACCTCATAGAAGTGTCCATCTCGGCACACGCCGAAATCCATTGAGGGGGGGTCCCGCTGTCGCTCAATACAGGGGGGATGCGGCTCGCCGTTGAATGTTCGGTACGAATGAACCGCAGTGCCGTGTCCGCGCCATCGCTCGACGACTTCGAACCCGTTGAGCACCACTGCGGTGAAAGACCGCACGGCATGCTTCTGTAATGCCCGGCCCAACGAGGGAAGAAGTGGTGAAAACGCTTGAGCGGCAGTGATATCGAGAGACAATCCTAGCTTCTTGAGTGAGGCAACATCGGCTGGCATCAATACCGTGGTCGAATCGGGTTCGGCCAGGACCGAGATTGGCTCGATTTTTCGGCTGGCGAGTTGGCACTCTGACGGAGACGGGAAGTGACCAGTGATATTCAAGGCTTCGTCGGCTCGCTTTGCGAGGCGCCCCCCCGGGCATGCCTAGTGATTGGAGGCGGTCAAAGCACGCAAGTTGTAGCGCAAGCGACCGTGCGTCGGGGCAAGAGTGCCATTGAGCAGGGGGGATCAGAGTCAATTTGCCCTTCCACATATGTGGATACAACTACCGCATCATTCCGGCGTTGCAGAGCGACGAGCGCATCACTTATCACCACCTCGGCAAGCACGTCGCTATCAAGAGAGGGTTCGCGCCAAACAAGGTGAGCTTCTTGCCGATTGTTCAGTATCATTCCGCCACCGTCTGCAACCGTGACTGTCTCTCTGACTACTCGGTCGGCCTCCAAGTAGATGTCGACGAATTTGGAGCGGCGAGTGACTATGACTGCCGGTGGTGGTGGTGGGGGGACTTCAGTGCGGAGTTTTCGGAGAAACGAATTCGCATTAAACTCCCGCTCGGAGGACACTCTTACTTCGGGGTGGTGTGGCAGCTCGTTCAGTGCCGCGGGTTCGATGGACGTGGAGTGCGCCGGAATAACCGCATACTCAACGGACACCGCCGCCGCCGTTGCCAGTCGCGTGCGCGAGGGATCTCCCACATCGGAGCGCTCGGTATAATCGCGCAAAACCAATCCCGCATCGAGTGTGAGACCATTTGCTGCTGCGTATGAACGCATTTGGGCCCGATAGTGGTCATTCGCATCCTCGTCACGAACAAGATTTATCGGCTGCGATCCGTTGCGATGCAATGTCGCAACTCGTTCGCCGACCAGCAAAACAGCTCCGGCGTTAATCCGCCAAGCTATCGCTGACTCGTCATCTAATTCGGGAGCACGTTGCGCAGCGGCACAGTTCCGGCACAACCCGCCGCTCACTCGTCGGCAGCCGTTACAGCAAGTCAGGCTACAGAGAGGACATTCTTTGAAGAGTGCGTCATCGCCGCACGCGCTGCACAGATACTGATCGCAGGACTGGCAGTGGGCCGTCTCGGAAGCGTCCACCCAATGGGAATCTGAGCACAATGCCAGTACGCTAATACTTTCCGAGCTAGCATCACTAATCACTAGGGGTGCTTCCCGGCAGCTCTGGTCCCACTCATAAGTGAGCGTTCCCTCAGCGCCGTTCGGTCCCGACCAGCATTCCTCGACTAACCAGTCGTCCTCGTCGAGGACGACAGCGAGCAGCTTGGCCCGAGCACGAATGTCAGGGCGTCGGCTGAGTCGCTTCTCCTCGGAGCGTAACGCTCGTTCCAAACGGGCCCGGTCGTCGGGAGCAGCTTCGGCGATCTGCGCCGTGTAACCTTTACGGATCCTCTTGAACTCTGCTGCTTGAACGGCTTCGACTTGCTTAACCCTCTCGCCGCGTAGCGCTTCAAGCTGCCTTGCAGCGGCCTTCTCGAAGTCCACGATAATCTTGGCCGGGATATCGAACGCGGGTGGCAAAGTTTCTCCGTCTTGGAGGGGTCGGCGAGGCAACCGTCTTTCGTTGTGTCCGTTCACCTCTGCGGTGATGAGATGCTCCGTTGTCTCGGCCTCGCCGATCGTCGACCGGAACGTCGCCTGCCCGCTCCACGATCCCGACGGCACCAGCCGACGTCCTCGAAGGGTCATGGTGGGCGCATGCTCGAACGGGGTCGGGCCGATGTCATCTGGAATTACAGGGACGGTCGCATGCATGTCACCGCGCATACGTAACAGCCCAAGAAGTTCATCGAATACAGGGGAGCCGACAGCGCAGAGCTCGGCATCAGGATGTTGTTCGAGTCCAAGCCGGTCGAATGCCAGATGCAACAATGTTCGACCACCTAGCTCGTCTGTAAACTCCTCACCGAATTGCGCTGTGAGGAAGGCGCCTTCACCTGCGCCTGTGTCGTGTACCAGCTCGGCATCCAGGGCTTGCAGCACACTCCTTGTCCACTTCTGCACGCGCCGTTGTCGCCTTCGCGACCGCTCACTCACTTCAGGGGCAAGTTCGGTGGTGCCAGCCTTTGAAAGCCCCTTGCGATGCTCGAAAGCCGAATTCATCCAGCTGCTTAGGCCGCTGTCGGCGGCTATCAGAGTGGACGCGCTTTTGCGTGCCTGTTCCAACTCGGCACCGAGCTGGTTGAGGAGTCCTTCCATCTTGCTGTCGGTGTTTGCGAACAGCGCTTCTAGTACACGGGCTTCGAACGTCGCAGACTTGGCATCGTCCAGTTCACCGAGGATTGTGGTGACCTGTCCGAACAACAGCTCGAACATCCGCAGCTTTTCGGCTAATAGGCGATACACACTTTCGTCGATTGTGCGCTGTGCGTAGAGGTTCGCAATAAACACTTCATCTTTGGGCTGAGTTAACCGGTCGACACGTCCGATGCGCTGCTCGATCCGCATGGGATTCCAGGGCAGGTCAAAGTTCAGCACGCAGTTGCAGAACTGCAGGTTCTGTCCCTCTGCGCCGGCATCCGTGGAGATCATAATCGGTGCGTCTCCCGACCTGAAGGCAGCGATGGTGGTGGCGCGCTCGCCGGCCGACATGGCCCCATGAAACGAACGCGCCTTCAGTCCCTCGGCTTCCATGCGCCGGAGCAAACCGGTGACGGTGTCTGTGTGTTGGGTGAAGATGAGTACGCGACCGTGTTCACGGAGCCAATTACGCGTTATTTCAAGAGCTTTGTTTTCGCGCGCAGAGCCCACGATGTCCATCGCGAAATGGCCGACTTCGTTCAGGACGGAACGAACTCGTGCATCACGATGTCGTTCTGCCATCCGCAACGCGGATGTGCCCATCGAGAACGGGCTCGCAGTCAGCCGGAGCGCCAGACTGCGCCGACGCATGGCGTCACCCGGATCGCGCATGACATTGCGCAGCAGATCGGTGCTCAGTGTGTACAGCTCGCGCTCGCGCGGTCCGAGGTCGACTGGTACGTCCACGGCACGCCGCACCACCCGATCTACTCCGGCTTGCGCGCGCGTAGTTCGTATCATCGCGCTGCTTATCAGGCGACGAAGCGCCGCAGGATCATCTGGGGTGCGCGGGTCGTAAGAGCGCATGAACTGTCGTTTGAACTCATTGAGTGAGGTAAAGGTGCCAGGTCGAAGCAGCTCGATAAGACGGTAGAGCTCGAGCAAGTCGTTCTGCACGGGCGTGGCCGTTAGGAAAAAGGCGTACCTGCACGCCGTGGTAAGGGAGGTAATGAGGTCGCGAGTCTTACGCGCCCCCGCGCTCGCGGCGCGATGAGCTTCATCGATAATGACTATGTCCCAAGGCTTTTCCGTTAGCCTGTCGGCGACGTTGCGGCCCAGCGTCAGGCTTAAGATCAGTTTTTCCTGTTTCTGTACCTCAGATCCTCGGTATGCCACCTCGAAAGATATGTCGAATTTCTGCTGCATCTCCTCGCGCCATTGGTCGCGAAGGGGAGCCGGACACAGGATGAGGACACGCCTAGCCAGACCGCGCAGCGTGAGTTCCTTGATTGCCAGCCCAGCTTCGATTGTCTTGCCGAGACCAACTTCATCGGCTAGGACTGCACGCCCTCGAAGGCGCGACAATGCGTGGCGAGCCACAGCCTCCTGGTGTGGCATGCGGTCGACATTGGCGACATCGACGGCAAGAAGCTCCTCGAAATCATCGAGAGTCGCGAGTTCCTCGCCTTGAAGGCGGAGTTCCACAATCTCTAAAGGGTCGAATCCTGCCGCTTTCAGTTGATCGCCGAGGAGTGCACGGGCTTCCTTGAGAAATCCTATTGTTTGGTTTGCAGTCCAGTCATATTCAGTGTCCGCGTGGAACTGACGATCGACCGTGCGTCTACGAGCCGCTTTGGATCTGCTCGTTTTTGTGGTTAAAGTGTTTGGCTTGGTTTGGGTGATCCGGATAGGAGTTCCGGGCGGGAGCAACTCCAAACGGTATACGTCGTCCACTTTTCGAAGCCGGAGTAGCCCACCGTCTTGCCCGTAATCTTGCAGTCGCTCGATAAGAATGTCCCCTGTGAGCTGGCGACCCCGCCCACTCCATTGGGCGTGAAAGGCCTCTCCGTCGAGCTCCAGGACGACGGAGGAGCTGTGGGCTGGCAGGGTAAGCGCGACGGATTCACGCTCAGTCAGAGTAAGTTCGCCAGTCTCCAGCAGTTGATGAGTAATTCTTTTCTCAATCATTGTGTGACACCGCGATTCCTAGTGTTTGAGCCCCAGTCGAAGTCAGAGACAGGGTGTCGTAGGAACTTCGCGAGCTTTCGCGTTCGACGATGCGACGTTCTACAAGACCATCCGACAGCAGCTTGTTCAGTGCCTCGTGCCAGCGCTTCTCCCCATTTCGTACGTGACGCAAGGCGCCGAACTGAGGGCAACTGAGTACACCTGCACCGAGAGGGCGTCCTTCGCCCAAGGATTCCTTGCCAAGGACCGCAGCGCGTAGGCTCGCTTCGCCATAGGATCCGCGCCGGTACGACGAGGCCCAGGCGATGGCCTGAAGCACAGTGAGTTCAGCGTTCACCAGCAACTCGGGGTCGGGGACCAAGTGGTCGGCAAGG
The nucleotide sequence above comes from Mycobacterium kiyosense. Encoded proteins:
- a CDS encoding peptidase; amino-acid sequence: MGDIKDWAAGATIGGVAIPDKPDLTRMRRERFARLQTEMATQGLDGLVLVTSSAVTYATGVAMPAMDGDRAALFRAVAIVVRGEAMVHLYSMVADAVPLGVHLHPPLFPDLDDGISEFASELSEHFKKGARVGIDHFSHPMIRGLQGVSCADASGVMGAVKLLKTVDEVACIRQVQLLNELAMEDALRALRVGVRQTDLSAVFLRRVFELGASAGGIDPIWQVMAPSQAAGPWTSHGDLAYPTVTTDRFLRYGDVVWVDAGIMWEGYASDYGRTWLVGRGPNAVERKQFRRWRTVVDACLDILAPGVTGAELTRKAVETNGGVRPWMTHFYLAHGVGVDSAEMPLIGTDLGDDFDAQLVMQPGTVLVLEPVIWDDGEGGYRAEDIVAVTDRGWVKLSGSNYDPFGSFS
- a CDS encoding peptidase M24; the protein is MSPAPRDPGVRIGTMSLEDGARVDFSWLRGERRLKVLSGMDTQGLDALILGGAGNVHYVSGARLLGRAGVLPFGPYAVVVRSSGRVHLLSTWDEGVPPEIDREDLYPLSWNPMNLMASLAAVPGLREARRIGTDGMTPSFALLAASLGVSEFVDAGPVLDVARRVKTAEEITCLTVAAAISESALSVMESALQPGVTERELLAVYYSTVAGLGVPVAPTESVCFATPLRGSVPFRHVPRSRAVREGELVVLAPSALYAGYEAGLACTRMVGGSRSVRSTALAGRCAAGMDALVAACRPGALGADLYKAWERLGFGAASVLLAHGLGLGAEPPVIGLGRGLGAVLEEGMVLSVQSWVVQAGVGGCLERATVLVSAGGAEVLSRYGRL